In the genome of Bosea sp. BIWAKO-01, the window CGGGATTTTGGGCGGCTGCGCCACTGTCACACGGGGTACGACAAGCCAGGTTACGATCGACAGCGTTCCGCCAGGCGCGGACGCGCGCACATCGACCGGGCATAGCTGCCCATCGACGCCCTGCACGATCGAGGTCAGCCGCAAGTCGGAGTTCACGGTCAGCTACAGCAAGCGCGGCTTCCACGACGCCCAGATTCCGGTCTCGACCCGGATCGCCGGGGCCGGGGCTGCCGGCTTCGCCGGAAACGTCATCGTCGGGGGTGTCGTCGGAATGGGCGTCGACGCCGTGACCGGCTCGACGCTGGAGCATTACCCCAATCCCGTCATCGCCACGCTGGTGCCGGTCAAGGTGGAAACCGGGACGCACAGCACGCGCTTCAGCCGCCGCCTGCGCGCGGCAAGGGCCACGCCGGTTTCCTGATCTCCGGGGAAGACAGCCAATCGCGATGCGGGCCTCAGCCCGCGTCGCCACCGAGTTCCGGCTGCAGCACGCCGCGCAGGACGCGCTGGCATTCCGTCATTTCGACGAGCGCAGCTCTCAACAGCAGGAGATCCTCGCCGAACTCGGCCCGGTTATCGGGTTCCTCCGGCTGCGCCGGTTCCATGTCGAGCTGCCAGGGCAATTCATCATCGGCGCCGTCTGCGGTGCTCGCTGGCACGGGCCGACGCTGCGCCGACGCGGGTGCGGCAACCGCGGTGGGACCCTGCCCCCCGATCGGGCCGCCCCGGCCAATGGCCTGGACATGGCGCGGCCCCTGGTCCTTCAGGATCCGCTGCAAGCCCTTGATGGTATAGCCCTCGCCGTAA includes:
- a CDS encoding MerR family transcriptional regulator; this translates as MSLEFHTGNVEAELDTKSPDAFRTISEVADDLDIPQHVLRFWETRFTQIKPLKRGGGRRYYRPDDVALLKGIRRLLYGEGYTIKGLQRILKDQGPRHVQAIGRGGPIGGQGPTAVAAPASAQRRPVPASTADGADDELPWQLDMEPAQPEEPDNRAEFGEDLLLLRAALVEMTECQRVLRGVLQPELGGDAG
- a CDS encoding translation initiation factor 2: MNLGKWVGLIAVAGILGGCATVTRGTTSQVTIDSVPPGADARTSTGHSCPSTPCTIEVSRKSEFTVSYSKRGFHDAQIPVSTRIAGAGAAGFAGNVIVGGVVGMGVDAVTGSTLEHYPNPVIATLVPVKVETGTHSTRFSRRLRAARATPVS